In the genome of Flavobacteriales bacterium, one region contains:
- a CDS encoding LEA type 2 family protein, which yields MKRLIACLSILFFFSSCFHYEPVVVKGMRSMKITKMSADGIEGEVQMVIFNPNKFSFKVTDYDLDIYLGDIPVGKAKLQDKVKVHANKEDSYTFHIKGTLGPMLLASLPLLLSMKSQKSTRVQAKGYVKVSSWGISKKIDVDLDDMIKLMQ from the coding sequence ATGAAACGATTGATTGCCTGCCTGTCGATCCTCTTTTTTTTCAGTTCGTGTTTCCATTATGAACCCGTGGTGGTAAAAGGCATGCGGTCAATGAAAATCACCAAAATGAGTGCGGATGGCATCGAAGGAGAAGTACAGATGGTGATCTTCAACCCGAACAAATTCAGCTTCAAGGTTACCGACTACGACCTGGATATTTACCTGGGTGATATACCCGTGGGGAAAGCCAAGCTGCAGGACAAGGTGAAGGTACATGCCAACAAGGAAGACAGTTACACCTTTCACATCAAGGGCACGTTAGGGCCTATGCTGCTGGCGTCATTGCCGTTGTTGTTATCAATGAAATCCCAGAAATCCACCCGCGTGCAGGCCAAAGGATATGTGAAGGTCAGCTCATGGGGTATCTCTAAAAAGATTGATGTTGATTTGGACGACATGATCAAACTGATGCAATGA
- a CDS encoding pyridoxal-phosphate dependent enzyme produces the protein MMNFPSPADIREAAERIRPYAHRTPVMTSAQLNRLAGCELHFKCENLQRIGAFKIRGAINAVFSLSDSEAAGGVATHSSGNHAQALALAASLRGIKATIVMPENAPAVKIAAVKGYGGNIIFCKPTHEARERTLQEFLDASGGELIHPYNDFRIITGQATAGMELIEEIGAPDAVIAPVGGGGLLSGTSLSTTYFAPDADTYGAEPALADDAYRSIRDGIIHPPLPPATIADGLLTGLGEKTFAVISQHTRRILTVEEDTIRKAMQLLMERMKLVVEPSGAVALAAVLQHPKEFSGKKVGVIISGGNLDLSQIPVLLQTS, from the coding sequence ATGATGAACTTTCCTTCCCCGGCCGACATCCGGGAGGCTGCCGAACGGATCCGCCCCTATGCGCATCGTACCCCGGTCATGACATCCGCACAGCTGAACCGGCTGGCGGGCTGCGAACTTCATTTCAAATGCGAGAACCTGCAACGGATCGGTGCTTTCAAAATCAGGGGCGCCATCAATGCCGTGTTTTCCCTGAGCGACAGCGAAGCCGCCGGTGGTGTGGCTACCCATTCCAGTGGAAACCATGCACAGGCACTTGCCCTGGCTGCCTCCCTGCGAGGCATCAAGGCCACCATCGTGATGCCCGAGAACGCACCTGCGGTAAAGATCGCTGCGGTGAAGGGCTATGGCGGAAACATCATCTTTTGCAAACCCACACATGAAGCCCGGGAACGAACGCTGCAGGAATTCCTGGATGCTTCGGGCGGCGAGCTCATCCATCCTTATAACGACTTCCGGATCATCACCGGCCAGGCCACTGCCGGCATGGAACTGATCGAAGAGATCGGTGCTCCGGATGCGGTGATTGCCCCGGTAGGCGGTGGCGGACTTTTGTCGGGAACATCCCTTTCCACAACATACTTCGCCCCCGATGCCGATACGTATGGTGCCGAACCGGCACTGGCGGATGACGCATACAGAAGCATCCGGGATGGGATCATTCACCCGCCCCTGCCACCTGCCACCATTGCCGACGGTTTGTTGACCGGACTGGGGGAAAAGACCTTTGCCGTGATCAGTCAACACACCCGACGCATCCTCACCGTGGAAGAAGACACCATCCGGAAAGCCATGCAGTTGCTTATGGAACGAATGAAACTGGTGGTTGAACCCAGCGGTGCCGTGGCCCTGGCGGCCGTGCTTCAACATCCCAAAGAATTCTCAGGAAAAAAAGTGGGTGTGATCATTTCCGGTGGCAACCTGGATTTAAGCCAGATCCCTGTCCTCTTGCAAACAAGCTGA